One genomic region from Thermoleptolyngbya sichuanensis A183 encodes:
- a CDS encoding TIGR03943 family putative permease subunit, translating to MLLAWGGLMLRFWLTGRINILLHPDYVWLAITAGFALLGLGVAKLWEALRLARRGIAITQPSESHANLLPPGWSSALLLAIALFGLQFTPRAFASQVAIERGVADTLTLTRSQPQSFRTNTRPEDRSLIDWVRLLNVYPEPDAYTGQKASVEGFVIHSPNLPSNYFTITRFVITCCAADVYPVGLPVRIKGDRTAYEQDQWLRVDGDMATETLDGQRQLVIQATSLTPIEEPQNPYDY from the coding sequence ATGCTGCTAGCGTGGGGCGGGCTGATGCTGCGCTTTTGGCTAACCGGGCGGATCAACATTCTGCTGCATCCAGATTATGTCTGGCTGGCGATCACCGCTGGGTTTGCGCTGTTGGGGTTGGGCGTTGCCAAACTTTGGGAGGCGCTGCGGCTGGCGCGACGCGGCATCGCCATTACCCAGCCCTCAGAGTCCCATGCAAACCTGCTGCCGCCTGGATGGAGTAGCGCCCTGCTGCTGGCGATCGCCCTGTTTGGTCTCCAGTTTACGCCCCGCGCCTTTGCCAGCCAGGTCGCCATCGAGCGCGGCGTCGCGGATACGCTCACCCTAACGCGATCGCAGCCCCAGTCCTTCCGCACCAACACCCGCCCCGAAGACCGCTCGCTAATCGACTGGGTGCGCCTGCTAAATGTCTACCCCGAACCCGATGCCTACACCGGACAAAAAGCTTCGGTCGAGGGGTTCGTTATCCATTCGCCAAACCTGCCCAGCAACTATTTCACCATCACCCGCTTTGTGATTACCTGCTGCGCCGCAGACGTATATCCAGTTGGGCTGCCCGTGCGGATTAAGGGCGATCGCACTGCCTACGAACAAGACCAGTGGCTCCGCGTAGACGGTGACATGGCGACAGAAACCCTCGACGGTCAGCGCCAACTGGTCATTCAGGCTACGTCCTTGACCCCGATTGAGGAACCCCAGAATCCGTATGATTATTAG
- a CDS encoding permease codes for MDRLNNALTLFFSLLVEAMPFLLLGVLFSSVLLLFVDERRLIAAVPKHPLLAAMIGGGIGFLFPVCECGNVPVARRLIVQGAPASMAVGFLLAAPTVNPVVFWATWIAFRDQPEIVFLRVGLSLVVAVIVGWVFSAQADLRPLMQPGVARAMPAVRGAATKPSGESSLLQSGTYWLGQADQPIRPDGSLSSSAIAINPVLTKPLSDKLWLLVNNIVQEMRELGGVLILGTAIAAIVQVFVPREWVIGLGQGPVTSILAMMLLAWIVSICSTVDSFFALSFASTFTSGALLAFLVFGPMIDLKNIALLLSMFRGRAIAYLFILAGQLTFLFCLLINLYIS; via the coding sequence ATGGATCGATTGAATAATGCGCTGACGCTGTTTTTCAGCCTGCTAGTGGAGGCGATGCCCTTTTTGCTGCTGGGCGTGCTGTTTTCGAGCGTGCTGCTGCTATTCGTTGATGAGCGGCGGCTGATTGCGGCAGTGCCCAAACATCCGCTGCTGGCGGCGATGATTGGCGGCGGCATTGGCTTCCTGTTTCCCGTGTGCGAGTGCGGCAATGTGCCTGTGGCGCGGCGGCTGATTGTGCAGGGTGCGCCCGCGTCGATGGCGGTGGGCTTCTTGCTGGCGGCTCCCACGGTGAATCCGGTGGTGTTTTGGGCAACGTGGATTGCCTTTCGGGATCAGCCGGAGATTGTGTTTTTGCGGGTGGGGCTGTCGCTGGTGGTGGCAGTAATTGTGGGCTGGGTGTTTAGCGCTCAGGCAGACCTGCGACCGCTGATGCAACCGGGAGTGGCGCGGGCCATGCCAGCGGTGCGCGGGGCGGCTACAAAGCCTTCGGGTGAGTCGTCCCTGTTGCAGTCAGGAACCTATTGGCTGGGGCAGGCGGATCAGCCCATTCGCCCCGATGGGTCGCTGTCTTCGTCGGCGATCGCCATCAATCCCGTCCTCACCAAGCCGCTGTCGGACAAGCTGTGGCTTTTGGTGAATAACATTGTGCAGGAGATGCGCGAGTTGGGCGGTGTGCTGATTTTGGGAACGGCGATCGCCGCAATCGTTCAAGTCTTTGTGCCGCGCGAGTGGGTGATTGGGCTGGGGCAGGGCCCGGTCACGTCGATTTTGGCGATGATGCTGCTGGCGTGGATTGTGTCGATTTGCTCGACAGTGGATTCGTTTTTTGCCCTGTCCTTTGCCTCTACTTTTACCAGCGGCGCATTGCTGGCGTTCCTGGTGTTTGGCCCAATGATCGACCTGAAAAACATTGCGCTGCTGCTGTCGATGTTTCGCGGTCGGGCGATCGCCTATTTGTTTATTCTGGCGGGTCAGCTCACGTTTTTGTTTTGCTTGCTGATTAATCTATATATCAGCTAG
- a CDS encoding GNAT family N-acetyltransferase, with protein sequence MASHSETNKAERERAIANSLPVEIRDMDIDDLAPVFHLGESLFTSDLYPYLYRTWDEWEVIGQYNTDPEYCLVAEIEGELAGFVLGTIISKASWVYGYIIWLGVSPKFQRRGVADKLVDKIVERMIEEGARFMLVDTDPANEPAIKFFRRKGFGNPRRHVYLSMNLSKHEIYGRLIAYERDKASRVRHHRPKRP encoded by the coding sequence ATGGCTTCCCATTCTGAAACCAATAAAGCTGAGCGGGAACGGGCGATCGCCAACTCCCTGCCCGTCGAGATTCGGGACATGGACATCGACGACCTCGCCCCGGTGTTTCATCTGGGGGAAAGCCTGTTTACCAGCGACCTCTATCCCTACCTTTATCGCACCTGGGACGAGTGGGAAGTGATTGGGCAATACAATACAGACCCAGAATATTGCCTGGTCGCAGAGATTGAAGGCGAATTGGCAGGCTTTGTGCTGGGCACTATTATCAGCAAGGCATCCTGGGTCTATGGCTATATTATCTGGCTAGGAGTCAGTCCCAAGTTTCAGCGGCGCGGCGTGGCGGATAAGCTCGTAGACAAAATCGTCGAGCGCATGATTGAAGAAGGCGCTCGGTTCATGCTGGTGGATACCGATCCAGCCAACGAACCTGCGATCAAGTTCTTTCGGCGCAAGGGGTTTGGCAATCCGCGTCGCCACGTTTACCTGTCGATGAATTTAAGCAAGCACGAAATCTACGGCCGCCTAATCGCCTACGAGCGGGACAAGGCTAGCCGGGTGCGTCATCACCGTCCCAAGCGACCCTGA
- a CDS encoding NF041680 family putative transposase, protein MIFNELQQFRQTLYASLGNARDALFDLMDAVLVSACIVSFVRLSQSPVFRRQWSSTYEALRDSRLPRSKVLKLLVQQIPTQQQPLLAGDASRWNRPAARRLKDRTLSGRTGHAPIAGQNYSTLAWIAEDRGSWALPLRHERITSFETPASKAAFQLKQVTRQLAVRPLAIYDRGYGNASFVNQTAGIEADLLLRVTSNRCVYGAPPAYRGRGAPAKHGHKMKLNDPDTWSVPVETVEVDDPNWGRVRVSRWSAYHFRKSPKRAMEVLRVEVLETQSSTRRLAPLWLVWLGEQMPPLETLWLHYLRRFAIEHWYRFAKQRLYWTHPQFSSVSATEQWSSLMPLLSWQLWLARKDCTDHPLPWQAPQETLTPGRVAQAFAGILAAIGTPAPAPKPRGKSPGRGKGHKPTPRPCYPMVKKRASKRKTSEQSLNSPVATAA, encoded by the coding sequence ATGATTTTCAACGAACTTCAGCAATTTCGCCAAACGTTGTATGCCAGCTTGGGAAACGCCAGAGATGCCCTGTTTGATCTGATGGATGCCGTGTTAGTGAGTGCGTGCATCGTGTCGTTTGTGAGGCTATCGCAGAGTCCTGTCTTTCGTCGCCAGTGGTCGAGCACCTATGAAGCGTTGCGCGATAGCCGCCTACCCCGATCAAAGGTGCTGAAGCTGTTGGTGCAGCAGATACCGACTCAGCAGCAACCGTTGTTGGCAGGTGATGCGAGTCGGTGGAACCGTCCTGCTGCCAGGCGTTTGAAAGACCGCACCTTATCAGGCAGAACAGGACATGCCCCGATAGCCGGACAAAACTACAGTACCTTAGCCTGGATTGCTGAAGACAGGGGCAGTTGGGCATTACCATTGCGGCATGAGCGCATCACCAGCTTTGAAACACCCGCCAGTAAAGCGGCATTCCAACTCAAACAAGTGACTCGGCAGTTAGCGGTGCGTCCGTTGGCGATCTACGACCGAGGGTACGGCAATGCCAGTTTTGTCAACCAAACGGCAGGGATTGAGGCAGACTTGCTGCTGCGGGTTACATCCAATCGATGTGTCTATGGCGCGCCCCCAGCGTATCGAGGGCGAGGCGCACCTGCCAAGCATGGACATAAGATGAAACTCAATGACCCTGACACTTGGAGTGTCCCGGTCGAAACCGTTGAAGTCGATGATCCCAACTGGGGACGAGTGCGGGTCAGTCGTTGGAGTGCATACCATTTCCGCAAATCCCCCAAACGGGCAATGGAAGTGTTGCGCGTGGAGGTGCTGGAGACACAGAGCAGCACGCGACGCTTGGCTCCTTTGTGGTTAGTTTGGCTGGGTGAGCAGATGCCTCCGTTAGAAACCCTGTGGTTGCACTACCTCCGTCGCTTTGCCATTGAACACTGGTATCGCTTTGCCAAGCAGAGGCTATATTGGACACATCCCCAGTTCAGTTCTGTATCGGCAACCGAACAGTGGAGCAGCCTGATGCCGTTGCTCAGTTGGCAGTTGTGGTTAGCGCGAAAGGACTGTACTGACCACCCCTTGCCCTGGCAGGCACCGCAAGAAACGTTGACTCCGGGTCGGGTCGCACAAGCGTTTGCAGGCATTTTGGCAGCGATTGGCACCCCTGCTCCTGCGCCTAAACCTCGTGGTAAATCGCCAGGACGAGGCAAGGGGCACAAGCCAACTCCTCGTCCCTGCTATCCGATGGTCAAAAAACGAGCCTCGAAACGCAAGACATCCGAACAATCCCTGAACAGTCCGGTTGCAACAGCAGCTTAA